From a region of the Pelodiscus sinensis isolate JC-2024 unplaced genomic scaffold, ASM4963464v1 ctg114, whole genome shotgun sequence genome:
- the LOC142824403 gene encoding uncharacterized protein LOC142824403 yields the protein MAKHIRLWFRKALKMAPGPVGSSSSVPAGGEAESHQLGATRPPARPLRTWLQRRLGRRDPAQRGSRVGWLWGLLLCGEKHLPQEPSPHYHQGASPCPAPGDLPVSGSPQPLRTSPCSCGSSSVSSSAWASSCSRATSCSRSDPEPPCASAELCQERMDSRVEEGAIYDIEEQLHTRDTSPAALQRFLLAVPPACLAALQRGEDTLAPRCCKDTMMARIVEIMEDSPTPLVLADCLNAACSLSTLQPPLQAQLLSPLLRAAVGQTVSGDWQQEPIHTQVRPSGPCSRAGLELQRGVGVGAEGEKKLQVWILPSRFPVALPGGPSLPCPAWAPPCSARRLRPCSRLHPGASGWPGFPNPPLTQGSPLSCSSSSGPFPSTSRPYWQASSPSPQTPPGCS from the exons atggccaaacacatcaggctgtggttccggaaagccctgaagatggccccagggccggtgggaagcagctcctccgtccccgcgggcggggaagctgaatcccaccagctcggggcgactcgcccaccggccaggcccctccggacctggctccagaggcggctgggaaggcgggacccagcccagcggggcagccgggtagggtggctctggggcctcctcctctgtggagagaaacacctgccccaggagcccagcccccattaccaccagggggcatcgccctgcccggcccccggggacctgccagtctccgggagcccccagcctctccgcaccagcccctgcagctgtgggtccagctcagtgagcagcagcgcctgggcctccagctgcagccgggccacctcctgcagccgctcagacccag agcccccctgcgcctcggcggagctctgccaggagcggatggactcccgggtggaggaaggggccatctatgatattgaagagcagctccacacccgggacacg agcccagccgccctgcagcggttcctcctggccgtcccccccgcctgcctcgccgccctccaaaggggcgaggacaccctggcgccgcgctgctgcaaggacaccatgatggccaggatcgtg gagatcatggaggactcccccaccccactggtcttggccgactgcctcaacgccgcctgcagcctcag caccttgcagcctcccctacaggcccagctcctgagccccctgctgagggcggccgtgggacagactgtgtctggggactggcagcaggagcccatccacacacaggtacgtccctccgggccctgctcccgggctgggctggagctccagagaggagtgggggtgggggcagagggagagaagaagctgcaggtttggatccttccctccaggtttcccgttgctctccctgggggcccgtcccttccatgcccagcctgggctcctccctgctctgcgaggcggctcagaccctgctcaaggctgcaccccggagccagcgggtggcctggattccccaacccccctctgacccagggctcccccttgtcttgcagcagttcatccgggcccttcccgtcgacctccaggccctactggcaagcctcctcgccgagtccccagacaccgccaggctgcagctga